In the Chlorobium limicola DSM 245 genome, one interval contains:
- a CDS encoding aminodeoxychorismate/anthranilate synthase component II: MVLVIDNYDSFTYNLVQYIGESGASTEVYRNDEITVEEIIRLAPDKIVISPGPGTPDDAGVSVPLIKALEGRIPLLGVCLGHQSIGAALGGKVVRAQQIMHGKTSMVHHDNTGIFHGVANPFVATRYHSLIVERESLPDLLVVRAWTEDGTIMGMDCIALRLYGVQFHPESIMTEEGKKIIGNFLELP, encoded by the coding sequence ATGGTTCTTGTTATAGATAATTATGATTCGTTTACCTATAACCTTGTTCAATATATAGGAGAGTCCGGTGCATCCACAGAGGTATACAGGAATGACGAGATAACCGTAGAAGAGATCATTCGACTGGCTCCCGATAAAATCGTGATTTCTCCAGGTCCGGGAACTCCCGATGACGCAGGAGTATCGGTACCGCTTATCAAAGCTCTGGAAGGCAGAATTCCGCTCCTTGGCGTTTGTCTGGGACATCAGTCAATCGGCGCGGCACTCGGCGGCAAAGTTGTCAGGGCACAACAGATCATGCATGGAAAAACCTCGATGGTGCATCATGATAATACGGGGATTTTTCATGGCGTTGCCAATCCGTTTGTCGCAACCCGCTATCACTCGCTCATTGTCGAGAGAGAGTCGCTTCCTGATTTGCTTGTCGTCAGGGCCTGGACGGAAGACGGAACCATAATGGGTATGGATTGTATCGCCTTGCGGCTTTATGGCGTTCAGTTTCATCCTGAATCGATCATGACCGAAGAGGGAAAAAAGATTATCGGAAATTTTCTGGAACTGCCTTGA
- a CDS encoding LOG family protein gives MNSNSPPGHEREKTSRDPLIGFPGTGKENDFMVDGWRVFKIMAEFVSGFEIMSDTGPAVTVFGSTRVDAGSAEYLLAEQIGAGLAREGFAVITGGGPGVMEAANKGARNAGGISIGFNIRLPNQQQPNSFIDNGRLVTFQYFFVRKVMFLKYSQAFVVLPGGFGTLDEFSEAITLIQTGKSSRFPVILMGREYWNGFYQWVCKSMLEERGYIQASDLDFIFLEDDPEKVLSIIKSFYPEGYSLNF, from the coding sequence ATGAACAGTAACTCCCCGCCAGGGCATGAGCGAGAAAAAACAAGCCGTGACCCGCTGATCGGTTTTCCCGGAACCGGAAAGGAAAACGATTTCATGGTTGACGGGTGGCGGGTATTTAAAATTATGGCTGAATTCGTCAGTGGTTTCGAGATCATGTCCGATACCGGGCCTGCCGTTACGGTTTTCGGTTCCACCAGGGTCGATGCCGGGAGTGCCGAATATCTGCTTGCTGAACAGATCGGAGCCGGGCTTGCCCGGGAAGGATTTGCTGTCATCACCGGAGGGGGGCCGGGGGTTATGGAGGCGGCTAACAAGGGAGCCAGGAACGCCGGCGGGATTTCCATAGGCTTCAATATCCGGCTTCCCAATCAACAGCAGCCGAACAGTTTTATCGATAACGGCCGTCTGGTGACGTTTCAGTATTTTTTTGTTCGGAAGGTCATGTTTCTGAAATATTCCCAGGCGTTTGTGGTTTTACCCGGTGGTTTCGGTACGCTCGATGAATTTTCGGAGGCAATCACCCTGATTCAGACCGGAAAAAGCTCAAGGTTTCCGGTTATTCTTATGGGCAGGGAGTATTGGAACGGTTTTTACCAATGGGTATGTAAATCCATGCTTGAGGAGCGAGGTTACATTCAGGCATCCGATCTTGATTTTATTTTTCTTGAAGACGATCCGGAAAAAGTGCTCTCAATCATCAAAAGCTTTTATCCTGAAGGGTATTCCCTGAATTTTTAA